A single window of Pyrus communis chromosome 10, drPyrComm1.1, whole genome shotgun sequence DNA harbors:
- the LOC137746951 gene encoding KRR1 small subunit processome component-like: protein MKTEQLREIEKVYPSSNFFSFSAHFPKDKEKYVQEAWPMVKSALEFYDISCSLDLVEGSMTISALRWHVSEVIFIQARIVLFLFSTSTVSAPEELFPELKAFLVGPNCSYLKALQELTSCFVVVHDDVVFAKGSFNGLRIVRMVVEDCFVYKVSAESLIARVTKEGGLHGWNAMNGIRDLHI, encoded by the exons ATGAAAACAGAACAATTGAGGGAGATCGAGAAGGTTTATCCTTCGTCtaattttttctctttctctgcGCACTTCCCTAAAGACAAAG AAAAATATGTGCAAGAAGCTTGGCCCATGGTAAAATCGGCTCTAGAATTTTATGATATTTCATGCTCACTAGATCTG GTTGAGGGTTCCATGACAATCTCGGCACTCAGATGGCACGTGAGCGAAGTTATTTTTATCCAGGCTAGGAttgttcttttccttttttcaacAAGTACTGTTTCAGCACCTGAG GAACTATTTCCTGAACTGAAGGCATTTCTTGTAGGCCCTAACTGTTCCTATCTAAAG GCCCTTCAAGAATTGACGAGCTGTTTCGTTGTTGTTCAT GACGACGTTGTCTTTGCTAAGGGCTCGTTTAATGGACTAAGGATAGTCAGGATGGTTGTGGAAGACTGctttgtttataaagtttctgcTGAATCCCTTATCGCCAGGGTTACAAAGGAAGGGGGTTTGCATGGTTGGAATGCGATGAATGGTATTCGAGATTTGCATATATGA
- the LOC137746681 gene encoding KRR1 small subunit processome component-like, producing MTIAIARTVEQDIFDKARVVLDLLPSDLAPWAIKLLNARQYEIIKIGYEDDGLIAKFGIDERECDERKELLLGPDDIYIKPLEELTGCFVIVNWNTDTVIATGLFEGLKLVRMIVEECIVCKIPAVDIISKIRTQGAGALLW from the exons ATGACAATTGCAATAGCGAGGACTGTGGAGCAAGATATTTTCGATAAGGCTAGGGTTGTTCTTGACCTTTTGCCAAGTGATCTGGCTCCTTGG gcaataaaactgctgaatgcAAGGCAATATGAGATCATCAAGATTGGATATGAAGATGACGGGCTTATCGCAAAATTTGGGATCGATGAG AGGGAATGTGATGAACGGAAGGAACTTCTCCTTGGCCCAGATGATATCTACATAAAG CCACTTGAAGAACTAACAGGATGTTTTGTCATCGTTAAc TGGAACACCGATACTGTTATAGCTACGGGCTTGTTTGAAGGACTAAAGCTAGTCAGGATGATTGTGGAAGAGTGCATCGTTTGTAAAATTCCTGCTGTCGACATTATCAGTAAGATTAGAACTCAGGGCGCTGGGGCTTTATTATGGTGA